The Polyangium mundeleinium genome contains the following window.
CCCCTGAGCGCGGCCCGCGTCAGGCTTCGCCCACGCTCCGCATCGACATCATCACGGCGGGCGTGAGGCCGTGCAGCGCATAGGCGCGCTCCCACCGATCGTCCACGTCGACGTCGAAGAGCACGCCTTCGTCGAGCGGCGTCGGCAGCCACGCGCCCGTCCCGATCTCCCGTTCGAGCTGCCCGGGCCCCCATCCGCTGTAGCCGAGCATCACCATCCGCCGCTTCGGATCCGGCGCGCCCGCCTGCGCCACACGCTCCTGCACGAGCTCGTCGAACGCCACGCGGCGCGACGTGAGCCGGATCCGACCGTCCACGGCGAGCACGCCCTCCTGCTCCGCGTCGAGGCTCGGATCCACGCAGAGGATCCAGCCCATCGTCGGCGCCACCGGCCCCCCGAGGAACACCGGCCCATCGTCCTTCGACTCCGGCCCCTTGTACCCCGCGAGCTTCAGCACCTCGCCGAGCGACATCGGGGCGACGCGGTTCACCACGAAGCCGAGCGCGCCGTCCTCGTTGTGCACCGCGAGCAGCACGACCGTCCGATCGAAGTTCGGATCTCCGAGCGGAGGCGAAGCGATCAAGAACCCGGGCGCGAGCGAGCGGTGGGCTTTGTTCATCCGTTCCCATCTTAATCGAATTCGTCGTCGCGGGCGTGCCCGCTCCATGCTCCTTCCGCGTGCCTCGCCCCGCGCGACGCTCGACGCTACGATCGCCGAACGATGCTCGACCGCACGGAAGGAATGCCGCCTCGCTCGCGGCCCTGGGTCACCGTGCATTTCGCGCAATCCCTCGACGGCCGCATCGCTACCTCCACGGGTGATTCGCGCTGGATCAGCGGCCAGGAGACCACGCGCTTCGCCCACGCCCTCCGCGCCGCCGCCGACGCGGTCCTCGTCGGCTCCGGCACGGCGCTCGCCGACGATCCGCTTCTCACCGTGCGACACGTGCCGGGAAAACAACCCCTGCGTGTCGTGCTCGACACCCGCGGCCGCGTGCCTCCCGCAGCGCAGCTCTTCCGCGACGCGACCACACGCACGCTGCACGTCACGCGGCAGGCGTCACGCGCGACGCTGCCGTCCCACGTCGAGTGCTGTGCGCTCCCCGTCGCGACGAGCGGGGAAGGCATCCACCTCGACGCGCTGCTCGTCGCCCTCGCAGAGCGCGGCACGCGCGAGCTGCTCGTCGAAGGCGGCCGTGGCGTGATCACCTCCTTCCTCCGGGAAGGGCTCGTCGATCGGCTCGTCGTCACCGTCGCGCCTCTCGTCATCGGCGCGGGCATCGAGGCCGTCGGCGATCTCGGTACACGCAAGCTCGATCAAGCCCTGCGCCTGGAGCTCCGCCGCGTCCTCCACGTCGGCGGCGACGTGCTCCTCGAACTCGCCCGCAAAGGCGCGCCGCCCTTGCCGGTCTCGCTCCCCGACGCGGCGTCGGTGGCCTCGTGACCCGGGCCCGCGCGATCTGGTTCGAACGACCCGGCGTCGCGGCTCTCCGCGACGAACCCCTCCCCGACCCGGGTCCGCGCGAAGCCCTCGTTCGTACGCTTGCGTGTGGGGTCAGCGCCGGAACCGAACGCCTCGTTCTCATGGGCCGCGTGCCACCCGACATCCGCGCCGTGATGGCCCTGCCCGCGCAGCGCGGCTCGTTTGATCTGCCGACGAGCTACGGCTACGCGGCCGTCGGCATCGTCGAGGCGATCGGCCCTCACACGTCGCCTGAGCTGCTCGGTCGTACCGTCTTCGCGCTCCACCCGCACCACGATCGTTTCATCTCCAACGAACACGCGCTCCGCCCGTTGTCCGAGGGCATCCCCGCGCCACGCGCTACGCTCGCGGCGAACCTCGAAACCGCGCTGAATGCCGTGTGGGACGCGGAGATCGCGCTCGGCGAGCGCGTCGTCGTCATGGGCCTCGGCGTCGTGGGACAGCTCATCGCGCGCCTCGCCACGCGCGCGGGTGGCCACGTCACCTGCATCGACCCGGACGAACGCCGCGCCACGCTCGCCCGCGACCTCGGATGCGCCGCATCGCTCCCCTCGATCGACGCGGCCATCGTCGCCGAAGCCGACGTCCTGATCGAAGCTTCCGGCTCCCCCGAAGCCCTCGCCGCGCTCGTCGCATCCGCTGGCCCCGAAGCGCGCATCCTCGTCGTCTCCTGGTACGGCGAGCGTGGCGTCCCCTTGCCCCTCGGCGGCCGATTCCACCCGAACCGCGTCACGATCCGATCGAGCCAAGTCGGCGCGATCCCACCCGCGCGCCGCGCTCGCTTCACCTTCGAGCGACGCTTCTCCGTCGTGAACGAACTGCTCCGCGACGACCACCTCGATCGCCTCGTCGGTCCGCTCGTTCCCTTCACCGATGCGCCCCGCCTGTACACGTCGCTCGCTGCCGGCGAAGCGTGGAATCCGCCGCATCGCGTGCTCGATCCGTCACGTTGATCCGCGGCTCCTGCGGTATCTTGGAGCGCATGTACACGGTCGGCGTTCGTGATCACATCATGGTGGCTCACCGTCTCGACGGTGACTTCTTCGGACCCGCGCAACGCATGCATGGCGCGACGTACGTGGTCAGCATCGAGGTCGAGCAAGAAGAGCTCGACGAGCATTGCGTCGTCTGCGACATCGGCATGCTCCGCGCCAAGCTGCGCAGCGTCCTCGAACAACTCGACTACCGCAACCTCGACGATCACCCGGGGTTTTCGCCTGGCAGGTCCACGACCGAGGTGATCGCGCGGTACATCCACCGCGAGCTCGGACACGTGCTGCCGCTCCGCGCGGGCACGATGCTCACCGTCGTGCTCGACGAGTCGCCGAACGCGTGGGCCAAGTACCGCGGGCCGATCCGCCCGGCGTCGACCATGCCCGGCGTGGAGCCCGGGGTTGCTTGATGGCGCGCGTATCGCGTTCGTCGTCGATGGTCCGCTCGATCAACCCACGGGCGGCTACCTCTACGATCGCATCGTCGCCTCGGGCCTCCGCGCACGCGGCTGCCACGTCGATGTTGTGAACCTCGACGTGCGTGGCCCTCTCGCCCCGCTGCGCGAAAACGCCCGACTCCTCGGCCTCCTCGCCCCGCGCGCGTCCTCTCCCCGCGTGCACGACGTCGTCATCGTCGACGAGCTCTGTCACCCGCGCGCGGTGTTCGCTGCCGCGCTCCGCGCCCGATCGCCTGCGTCCCCGCGCCTCGTCACCTTGCTCCACCACCTCGCCGCGAGCGAACGAACGGGCGCTTCTGCAAACCTCCGCCTCGCCCTCGAACGTGTCCTCCTCACCGCCTCGGATCACGTCGTGGTCACGAGCGAGACCACCGCAGGTGTGGCCGTCGCCGCGGGCATCACGCGGGATCGAATCACCGTCGTGCCCCCCGGCCGCGATCGACTCGGCGCACGCGGAACCCCCCCTGCGCGCTCACCCGGCGCCCCCGTGCGCCTTCTTTTCCTCGGCGCGCTCACGCCCCGCAAAGATCCGCTCGCCTTGCTCGAAGCGTTCGCCGCCGTCGCCGCGCGCGCCGTGCTCACGCTCGCCGGACCTGCCGATCGCGACGCGTTTTACGCCGCGCACGTGCTCGCCGCGGCCTCCCGCTTTGGGAGCCGCGTGCGCGTGACGGGCGCGCTCACGGACGAAGCGCTCGCCCGGGAACTCGGCGCGCACGACGTCCTCGTCCTCCCGAGCCGCTACGAGGGGTACGGCATCGCGCTCGCCGAGGCTGTTTCCCACGGCCTTGCCATCGTTTCATGCAACGCGGGCGCAATTCCCGAGGTCGTCCGCCACGGCGAAGAAGCCCTCCTCGTTTCGCCCGGCGATCCTCGTGCCCTCGAAGACGCGCTCGTCCGCGTCGTGAGCGACGAGCAGCGCCTCGACGCCATGCAACACGCCGCCCTGCAGCGCGCCGCGACGCTGCCTACGTGGGCCCACACCCAGGATGCCTTTTGCCGTGCGGTATTCCCGACGGCACGTTGACCCCCCCTGCGCCACGCGCGCTTTTTGCCGTCGTCACGAATCCCCGAACCACGTCCGCCTTCCGTTCTAGAATGGTTCGAGATTCGTACGGATGGGCCACGCCATGCACGACGATCACGCCGTACAGACCTCCCGCTTCGAAGGCGCCGTAGAGGAGGCTCTCGCGGGGGTGCGGGGCCTCTTCCGCCTCATCGTGGAGAAGACGAGTGAGCTCGTCGTCGTGCACCGCGGCGGCAAGATCCTCTACGCCAACCCGACGCTCCTCACGTGCCTCGGCCACGAGAGCGCCGAGTCGCTCTATGGACGCCCCCTCGGCGA
Protein-coding sequences here:
- a CDS encoding RibD family protein, with protein sequence MLDRTEGMPPRSRPWVTVHFAQSLDGRIATSTGDSRWISGQETTRFAHALRAAADAVLVGSGTALADDPLLTVRHVPGKQPLRVVLDTRGRVPPAAQLFRDATTRTLHVTRQASRATLPSHVECCALPVATSGEGIHLDALLVALAERGTRELLVEGGRGVITSFLREGLVDRLVVTVAPLVIGAGIEAVGDLGTRKLDQALRLELRRVLHVGGDVLLELARKGAPPLPVSLPDAASVAS
- a CDS encoding zinc-dependent alcohol dehydrogenase, with amino-acid sequence MGRVPPDIRAVMALPAQRGSFDLPTSYGYAAVGIVEAIGPHTSPELLGRTVFALHPHHDRFISNEHALRPLSEGIPAPRATLAANLETALNAVWDAEIALGERVVVMGLGVVGQLIARLATRAGGHVTCIDPDERRATLARDLGCAASLPSIDAAIVAEADVLIEASGSPEALAALVASAGPEARILVVSWYGERGVPLPLGGRFHPNRVTIRSSQVGAIPPARRARFTFERRFSVVNELLRDDHLDRLVGPLVPFTDAPRLYTSLAAGEAWNPPHRVLDPSR
- a CDS encoding 6-pyruvoyl trahydropterin synthase family protein — its product is MYTVGVRDHIMVAHRLDGDFFGPAQRMHGATYVVSIEVEQEELDEHCVVCDIGMLRAKLRSVLEQLDYRNLDDHPGFSPGRSTTEVIARYIHRELGHVLPLRAGTMLTVVLDESPNAWAKYRGPIRPASTMPGVEPGVA
- a CDS encoding YqgE/AlgH family protein; protein product: MNKAHRSLAPGFLIASPPLGDPNFDRTVVLLAVHNEDGALGFVVNRVAPMSLGEVLKLAGYKGPESKDDGPVFLGGPVAPTMGWILCVDPSLDAEQEGVLAVDGRIRLTSRRVAFDELVQERVAQAGAPDPKRRMVMLGYSGWGPGQLEREIGTGAWLPTPLDEGVLFDVDVDDRWERAYALHGLTPAVMMSMRSVGEA
- a CDS encoding glycosyltransferase family 4 protein codes for the protein MLDGARIAFVVDGPLDQPTGGYLYDRIVASGLRARGCHVDVVNLDVRGPLAPLRENARLLGLLAPRASSPRVHDVVIVDELCHPRAVFAAALRARSPASPRLVTLLHHLAASERTGASANLRLALERVLLTASDHVVVTSETTAGVAVAAGITRDRITVVPPGRDRLGARGTPPARSPGAPVRLLFLGALTPRKDPLALLEAFAAVAARAVLTLAGPADRDAFYAAHVLAAASRFGSRVRVTGALTDEALARELGAHDVLVLPSRYEGYGIALAEAVSHGLAIVSCNAGAIPEVVRHGEEALLVSPGDPRALEDALVRVVSDEQRLDAMQHAALQRAATLPTWAHTQDAFCRAVFPTAR